From one Brachypodium distachyon strain Bd21 chromosome 4, Brachypodium_distachyon_v3.0, whole genome shotgun sequence genomic stretch:
- the LOC100822147 gene encoding lipase isoform X2 — translation MAPRRRTAAAVLALTGLLLFLSSPAAAAAEDGELRMKHSGDGYHYNSTLAHILVEYASAVYTSDLTSLLTWTCPRCEGHTKGFEMIEIIVDVERCLQAFVGVAPDPRSIIIAFRGTQEHSASNWIEDLFWKQLDVTYPGMPDAMVHHGFYSAYYNTTLRHEILKSVRWAWKTYGRLPINVVGHSMGGALASFCALDLSVKYGSHAVELITFGQPRVGNPAFAAYFSEQVPRTIRVTHENDIVPHLPPYFYYLGQWTYHHFAREVWLHETVVGNVVTKNETVCDCTGEDPTCSRSVYGRSVADHLEYYGVTLHADSRGTCQFVIGTSNSADGDIVQVDGTIILSRYPQEQHSLASI, via the exons atggcgccgcggcggcggacggcggcggcggtgctggcgCTCACGgggcttcttctcttcctgtCCTccccggctgcggcggcggcggaagacgGAG AACTCAGGATGAAACACTCTGGTGATGGTTATCATTACAATAGTACTCTTGCCCATATTCTTGTGGAATATGCATCTGCT GTGTATACATCCGACCTAACCTCACTTTTGACATGGACTTGTCCAAGATGTGAAGGTCACACAAAG GGTTTTGAGATGATAGAGATCATTGTAGATGTCGAGAGATGTTTACAG GCTTTTGTTGGTGTTGCCCCTGATCCACGGTCCATAATCATTGCTTTTAGAGGCACCCAAGAACACAG CGCCTCAAATTGGATTGAAGATCTCTTCTGGAAGCAGCTCGATGTAACTTATCCAGGCATGCCAGATGCCATG GTCCACCATGGATTTTATTCTGCATATTATAATACAACTTTGCGACATGAGATCCTGAAATCTGTTCGTTGGGCATGGAAAACTTATGGAAGACTACCCATAAATGTTGTTGGCCACTCCATGGGAGGGGCTTTAGCGTCATTCTGTGCCCTTGATCTCTCT GTTAAGTACGGATCACATGCAGTTGAGCTCATAACTTTTGGACAGCCTCGCGTAGGCAATCCTGCTTTTGCTGCATACTTCAGTGAGCAGGTTCCAAGAACAATCCGCGTGACCCATGAGAATGATATTGTTCCACACTTACCGCCATATTTTTATTACTTGGGCCAATGGACATATCACCACTTTGCAAGAGAG GTTTGGCTTCATGAGACCGTAGTAGGAAATGTAGTCACTAAGAATGAGACAGTCTGCGATTGTACAGGCGAGGACCCAACCTGCAGCAG ATCGGTCTATGGGAGAAGTGTGGCAGATCATCTTGAGTATTATGGTGTCACCCTACATGCTGATTCAAGGGGAACCTGTCAATTTGTTATTGGCACATCCAACTCAGCAGATGGTGACATTGTTCAAGTTGATGGAACCATCATCTTATCAAGATATCCACAAGAACAACATTCTTTGGCATCTATCTAA
- the LOC100822147 gene encoding lipase isoform X3 encodes MAPRRRTAAAVLALTGLLLFLSSPAAAAAEDGELRMKHSGDGYHYNSTLAHILVEYASAVYTSDLTSLLTWTCPRCEGHTKGFEMIEIIVDVERCLQAFVGVAPDPRSIIIAFRGTQEHSASNWIEDLFWKQLDVTYPGMPDAMVKYGSHAVELITFGQPRVGNPAFAAYFSEQVPRTIRVTHENDIVPHLPPYFYYLGQWTYHHFAREVWLHETVVGNVVTKNETVCDCTGEDPTCSRSVYGRSVADHLEYYGVTLHADSRGTCQFVIGTSNSADGDIVQVDGTIILSRYPQEQHSLASI; translated from the exons atggcgccgcggcggcggacggcggcggcggtgctggcgCTCACGgggcttcttctcttcctgtCCTccccggctgcggcggcggcggaagacgGAG AACTCAGGATGAAACACTCTGGTGATGGTTATCATTACAATAGTACTCTTGCCCATATTCTTGTGGAATATGCATCTGCT GTGTATACATCCGACCTAACCTCACTTTTGACATGGACTTGTCCAAGATGTGAAGGTCACACAAAG GGTTTTGAGATGATAGAGATCATTGTAGATGTCGAGAGATGTTTACAG GCTTTTGTTGGTGTTGCCCCTGATCCACGGTCCATAATCATTGCTTTTAGAGGCACCCAAGAACACAG CGCCTCAAATTGGATTGAAGATCTCTTCTGGAAGCAGCTCGATGTAACTTATCCAGGCATGCCAGATGCCATG GTTAAGTACGGATCACATGCAGTTGAGCTCATAACTTTTGGACAGCCTCGCGTAGGCAATCCTGCTTTTGCTGCATACTTCAGTGAGCAGGTTCCAAGAACAATCCGCGTGACCCATGAGAATGATATTGTTCCACACTTACCGCCATATTTTTATTACTTGGGCCAATGGACATATCACCACTTTGCAAGAGAG GTTTGGCTTCATGAGACCGTAGTAGGAAATGTAGTCACTAAGAATGAGACAGTCTGCGATTGTACAGGCGAGGACCCAACCTGCAGCAG ATCGGTCTATGGGAGAAGTGTGGCAGATCATCTTGAGTATTATGGTGTCACCCTACATGCTGATTCAAGGGGAACCTGTCAATTTGTTATTGGCACATCCAACTCAGCAGATGGTGACATTGTTCAAGTTGATGGAACCATCATCTTATCAAGATATCCACAAGAACAACATTCTTTGGCATCTATCTAA
- the LOC100822147 gene encoding lipase isoform X1 has translation MAPRRRTAAAVLALTGLLLFLSSPAAAAAEDGELRMKHSGDGYHYNSTLAHILVEYASAVYTSDLTSLLTWTCPRCEGHTKGFEMIEIIVDVERCLQAFVGVAPDPRSIIIAFRGTQEHSASNWIEDLFWKQLDVTYPGMPDAMHMLQVHHGFYSAYYNTTLRHEILKSVRWAWKTYGRLPINVVGHSMGGALASFCALDLSVKYGSHAVELITFGQPRVGNPAFAAYFSEQVPRTIRVTHENDIVPHLPPYFYYLGQWTYHHFAREVWLHETVVGNVVTKNETVCDCTGEDPTCSRSVYGRSVADHLEYYGVTLHADSRGTCQFVIGTSNSADGDIVQVDGTIILSRYPQEQHSLASI, from the exons atggcgccgcggcggcggacggcggcggcggtgctggcgCTCACGgggcttcttctcttcctgtCCTccccggctgcggcggcggcggaagacgGAG AACTCAGGATGAAACACTCTGGTGATGGTTATCATTACAATAGTACTCTTGCCCATATTCTTGTGGAATATGCATCTGCT GTGTATACATCCGACCTAACCTCACTTTTGACATGGACTTGTCCAAGATGTGAAGGTCACACAAAG GGTTTTGAGATGATAGAGATCATTGTAGATGTCGAGAGATGTTTACAG GCTTTTGTTGGTGTTGCCCCTGATCCACGGTCCATAATCATTGCTTTTAGAGGCACCCAAGAACACAG CGCCTCAAATTGGATTGAAGATCTCTTCTGGAAGCAGCTCGATGTAACTTATCCAGGCATGCCAGATGCCATG CACATGTTGCAGGTCCACCATGGATTTTATTCTGCATATTATAATACAACTTTGCGACATGAGATCCTGAAATCTGTTCGTTGGGCATGGAAAACTTATGGAAGACTACCCATAAATGTTGTTGGCCACTCCATGGGAGGGGCTTTAGCGTCATTCTGTGCCCTTGATCTCTCT GTTAAGTACGGATCACATGCAGTTGAGCTCATAACTTTTGGACAGCCTCGCGTAGGCAATCCTGCTTTTGCTGCATACTTCAGTGAGCAGGTTCCAAGAACAATCCGCGTGACCCATGAGAATGATATTGTTCCACACTTACCGCCATATTTTTATTACTTGGGCCAATGGACATATCACCACTTTGCAAGAGAG GTTTGGCTTCATGAGACCGTAGTAGGAAATGTAGTCACTAAGAATGAGACAGTCTGCGATTGTACAGGCGAGGACCCAACCTGCAGCAG ATCGGTCTATGGGAGAAGTGTGGCAGATCATCTTGAGTATTATGGTGTCACCCTACATGCTGATTCAAGGGGAACCTGTCAATTTGTTATTGGCACATCCAACTCAGCAGATGGTGACATTGTTCAAGTTGATGGAACCATCATCTTATCAAGATATCCACAAGAACAACATTCTTTGGCATCTATCTAA